In the Drosophila takahashii strain IR98-3 E-12201 chromosome 3R, DtakHiC1v2, whole genome shotgun sequence genome, one interval contains:
- the gfzf gene encoding uncharacterized protein gfzf isoform X1, whose amino-acid sequence METPVEEHGMDLSKVSVVRSAKGVDMLCVDDYLYHFDRIGRNNTYRWLCNRRKDKATPCKSRICTLLPDPLDKTRHVVVDVVLAHIHPRCSDHEVNKVAQRKRLSVMMMNDAYSTTQPKRARQYERANAGMNPPEFIYGGIDASAVEASFQLDFEDKDRVYMLRRRDGRVMVCIDGHLYYLAGKSYKGDIFRWTCVRKRDIECTARICTEATLAGAHRLHAVDSDAHIHPHYSAAKLMHMFSKHQIVLVEDEQTSDVLAECPNLEYFDPESSFQTSQRCDDLESIIIEECEDNYDVYVRTDDDQGGEIQGGHIHGDEEVEGQEEMEDSSLVDPKLDDNKKWPMAFDVIANYLAPPGYNPLLETDLTKFTFLPSAKGRKVLCLSQHLYHFDSQSRSNGHMFFTCINRRDKVNTCHVRITMDPAEDGPIVIRINGEHTHNPDMKEIARRLKQQVKLDQEHPQKLSKGELGEDNSFESDEGSASQGADTFEQQSVDESYEHIDTRNVVMKKVISIDGAIKMEPESKANMIVQYLKDGADNISAKIEILPDALEELGHQSHAAYSSTPLPKVRQPEITNVRRRRDVVEQTKGAQPDMDLTKICTLRSAKGHELLCVDGYIYHAKNRGVISRNYWVCIKSRDPDINCKSRISTATQKDGSIRVLRVYNSHSHPFSEDDIKRRLFNEINKKNNKKLKFRPLHFIGKSLDQIQQEYGDLAIERLNVSNISSDIVVHKKPRVAGNHNSSSASVSHKVQPQNDEEDVVIDEEEYQEAEEGEEMALEGDHQYVEVDNTDGIIEVVEEVADDIDGYGSIVPIYTMKLYAVSDGPPSLAVRMTLKALDIQYQLINVDFCALEHRSEDYSKMNPQKEIPVLDDDGFYLSESIAIMQYLCDKYAPDSSLYPQEVNMRAIINQRLCFNMGFYYAPISAHSMAPIFFDYERTPMSLKKVQNALEVFETYLERLGTKYAAGDNITIADFALISATICLEAINFDLQQYPLVNKWYETFKEEYPQLWEIANSGMQEISAFEQNPPDLSQMDHPFHPTRKAKA is encoded by the exons ATGGAGACGCCTGTCGAGGAGCACGGCATGGACCTGTCCAAGGTGTCCGTGGTGCGGTCCGCCAAGGGCGTGGATATGCTCTGCGTGGACGACTATCTGTACCACTTCGATCGCATCGGGCGGAACAACACCTACCGCTGGCTGTGCAACAGACGCAAGGACAAGGCCACCCCCTGCAAGTCCCGCATCTGCACCTTGCTGCCCGATCCGCTGGACAAGACCCGCCACGTCGTCGTGGACGTGGTTCTGGCCCACATCCATCCGCGCTGCAGCGATCACGAGGTCAACAAGGTGGCCCAGCGCAAGCGGCTCtcggtgatgatgatgaacgACGCCTACAGCACCACCCAGCCGAAGAGAGCCCGCCAGTACGAGCGGGCCAACGCCGGCATGAATCCGCCGGAGTTCATCTACGGAGGCATCGACGCCTCCGCCGTGGAGGCCTCCTTCCAATTGGACTTTGAG GACAAGGACCGTGTGTATATGCTGCGACGCCGCGATGGTCGCGTTATGGTTTGCATCGACGGGCACCTTTACTACCTGGCCGGAAAGTCTTACAAAGGTGACATTTTCCGATGGACCTGTGTGCGGAAGCGTGACATCGAGTGCACGGCTAGAATCTGCACGGAGGCGACTTTGGCAGGAGCACATCGACTGCACGCCGTTGACTCCGATGCCCACATCCATCCGCACTACTCGGCCGCCAAGCTGATGCACATGTTTTCCAAGCACCAGATCGTTCTGGTGGAGGACGAACAGACCTCGGATGTGCTGGCAGAATGCCCCAATCTTGAGTACTTCGATCCCGAAAGCTCTTTCCAAACATCCCAGCGGTGCGATGACTTGGAATCCATTATAATCGAGGAGTGCGAGGATAACTACGATGTGTACGTAAGAACGGATGACGACCAAGGCGGAGAGATTCAAGGCGGACACATTCACGGCGACGAAGAGGTCGAGGGCCAGGAAGAGATGGAGGACTCTTCCCTGGTCGATCCAAAACTGGACGACAACAAAAAGTGGCCAATGGCATTTGATGTAATTGCCAACTATCTCGCTCCGCCGGGCTATAATCCTCTCTTGGAGACGGACTTGACCAAGTTCACGTTTCTTCCCTCGGCCAAGGGCCGTAAGGTACTGTGCTTGAGTCAGCATCTATATCACTTTGACTCCCAAAGCAGGTCCAACGGCCACATGTTCTTCACTTGCATAAACCGACGTGACAAGGTCAACACTTGTCACGTCCGCATTACCATGGATCCAGCTGAGGACGGACCAATAGTAATCAGAATCAACGGCGAGCACACGCACAATCCGGATATGAAGGAAATTGCTCGGCGGCTCAAGCAGCAGGTCAAGCTGGACCAGGAGCATCCGCAAAAGCTGTCCAAGGGCGAACTTGGCGAAGATAATAGTTTCGAAAGCGACGAGGGATCGGCCAGCCAGGGAGCAGACACCTTCGAACAGCAGAGCGTCGATGAGAGCTACGAGCACATCGATACAAGAAATGTGGTGATGAAGAAGGTGATTAGCATCGATGGTGCCATAAAAATGGAACCCGAATCCAAGGCAAATATGATTGTGCAGTACCTCAAGGACGGCGCGGACAATATTAGTGCTAAGATCGAGATACTGCCGGACGCACTGGAGGAGCTGGGCCATCAGTCTCACGCAGCTTACTCATCCACGCCTTTACCAAAAGTGCGACAGCCCGAGATCACAAATGTCCGCCGGCGACGCGATGTAGTGGAGCAGACAAAGGGCGCTCAGCCGGACATGGATCTCACCAAGATCTGCACCCTAAGGTCTGCCAAGGGGCACGAACTCCTGTGCGTTGATGGCTATATTTACCATGCCAAGAATCGAGGCGTAATCTCACGAAACTATTGGGTGTGCATTAAGAGCCGCGACCCAGACATCAATTGCAAGAGTCGCATCTCTACTGCCACCCAAAAGGATGGCTCCATTCGAGTCCTTCGGGTGTACAACAGCCACAGCCATCCATTTAGCGAGGATGACATCAAGCGAAGACTCTTCAACGAGATCAACAAAAAGAATAACAAGAAGCTAAAGTTCCGGCCCCTCCACTTTATCGGAAAGTCTTTGGATCAGATTCAGCAGGAGTATGGTGACTTGGCCATCGAGCGTCTCAATGTATCTAACATAAGCAGTGACATTGTGGTGCACAAGAAGCCACGAGTGGCGGGCAATCATAATAGCAGCTCGGCATCCGTTTCTCACAAAGTTCAGCCCCAAAATGATGAAGAGGATGTTGTCATCGATGAGGAGGAGTACCAGGAGGCAGAGGAGGGCGAAGAGATGGCCCTGGAGGGAGACCATCAGTACGTCGAGGTGGACAATACAGACGGCATCATTGAGGTCGTCGAGGAAGTAGCTGATGATATCGACGGCTACGGATCTATTGT ACCAATATACACCATGAAACTGTATGCCGTATCCGATGGGCCGCCTTCTTTGGCCGTTCGCATGACCCTGAAGGCCTTGGATATACAATATCAATTGATCAATGTGGACTTTTGCGCCTTGGAACATCGTTCTGAGGACTATTCGAAG ATGAATCCGCAAAAGGAGATTCCCGTGCTGGACGacgatggtttttatttatcagAAAGCATTGCCATTATGCAATATCTTTGCGACAAATACGCGCCGGATTCGTCGCTCTATCCGCAGGAGGTCAACATGAGAGCGATAATTAATCAGCGTCTGTGCTTTAACATGGGATTCTACTACGCCCCCATTTCAGCCCACAGCATGGCACCCATTTTCTTCGACTACGAGCGTACACCCATGTCGCTAAAGAAGGTGCAGAACGCACTTGAGGTGTTCGAGACATATTTGGAGCGTCTGGGCACGAAATACGCGGCCGGCGATAACATAACCATTGCTGATTTCGCTCTCATCTCGGCCACGATTTGTTTGGAggcaattaattttgatttgcaGCAGTATCCGTTGGTTAACAAGTGGTACGAAACCTTTAAGGAGGAATACCCACAGCTGTGGGAGATTGCTAACAGCGGAATGCAGGAGATTAGTGCGTTCGAGCAGAATCCTCCAGATTTGTCACAAATGGATCACCCATTCCACCCGACACGCAAGGCTAAAGCCTGA
- the LOC108068215 gene encoding uncharacterized protein yields the protein MASHSKKEHFEELVESMTLAEVERIIALSKSVEKTMQDSEACKLLRSFMKSEKKSLQCLDIYEKCSEFLAEKHPNYDSYELDILARLGLAPHLKQHLAYRLNNADPISISLCLKNIMLSCRNEVEEYFTDYKNSITTKLTNLKLEPVE from the exons ATGGCTTCCCATTCGAAAAAG GAACATTTTGAGGAGCTGGTAGAGAGCATGACATTGGCGGAGGTAGAAAGGATTATCGCGCTGTCAAAGAGCGTCGAAAAGACCATGCAAGACTCGGAGGCTTGTAAACTGCTACGGAGCTTTATGAAAAGCGAAAAGAAGTCCTTGCAGTGCCTGGACATTTATGAGAAGTGCTCTGAATTCCTTGCGGAGAAACATCCCAACTACGACTCCTATGAGTTGGATATCCTGGCCCGCTTGGGACTGGCGCCTCACCTGAAGCAGCATCTAGCGTATCGATTGAACAATGCTGATCCGATTTCCATAAGTCTCTGTCTTAAGAATATCATGCTAAGTTGCCGGAACGAGGTTGAGGAATATTTTACAGACTATAAAAACTCTATCACTACAAAGCTGACGAATCTCAAACTGGAACCAGTAGAATAA
- the gfzf gene encoding glutathione S-transferase 1-1 isoform X2 translates to MKLYAVSDGPPSLAVRMTLKALDIQYQLINVDFCALEHRSEDYSKMNPQKEIPVLDDDGFYLSESIAIMQYLCDKYAPDSSLYPQEVNMRAIINQRLCFNMGFYYAPISAHSMAPIFFDYERTPMSLKKVQNALEVFETYLERLGTKYAAGDNITIADFALISATICLEAINFDLQQYPLVNKWYETFKEEYPQLWEIANSGMQEISAFEQNPPDLSQMDHPFHPTRKAKA, encoded by the exons ATGAAACTGTATGCCGTATCCGATGGGCCGCCTTCTTTGGCCGTTCGCATGACCCTGAAGGCCTTGGATATACAATATCAATTGATCAATGTGGACTTTTGCGCCTTGGAACATCGTTCTGAGGACTATTCGAAG ATGAATCCGCAAAAGGAGATTCCCGTGCTGGACGacgatggtttttatttatcagAAAGCATTGCCATTATGCAATATCTTTGCGACAAATACGCGCCGGATTCGTCGCTCTATCCGCAGGAGGTCAACATGAGAGCGATAATTAATCAGCGTCTGTGCTTTAACATGGGATTCTACTACGCCCCCATTTCAGCCCACAGCATGGCACCCATTTTCTTCGACTACGAGCGTACACCCATGTCGCTAAAGAAGGTGCAGAACGCACTTGAGGTGTTCGAGACATATTTGGAGCGTCTGGGCACGAAATACGCGGCCGGCGATAACATAACCATTGCTGATTTCGCTCTCATCTCGGCCACGATTTGTTTGGAggcaattaattttgatttgcaGCAGTATCCGTTGGTTAACAAGTGGTACGAAACCTTTAAGGAGGAATACCCACAGCTGTGGGAGATTGCTAACAGCGGAATGCAGGAGATTAGTGCGTTCGAGCAGAATCCTCCAGATTTGTCACAAATGGATCACCCATTCCACCCGACACGCAAGGCTAAAGCCTGA